In Ipomoea triloba cultivar NCNSP0323 chromosome 7, ASM357664v1, a single genomic region encodes these proteins:
- the LOC116024939 gene encoding uncharacterized protein LOC116024939 isoform X1, protein MSFLSCQNIFYFNITARKLCGLTIKCCSSNVPDKFLRVNLGLKSIVTFELEGSLQVFSWIFFIGLLFIYNFFLGTDVSFFILILKEFDKEFTKLGFQLNVEYLKLSCFSYKSDVISSALVPLLRLCPKLCKLEINLSQLEVVTFDCVDAWLKLLERLHSATQTNKMLQALKVTSFTGSKIELLFIAKLLASFSTLKKVVIVHKY, encoded by the exons ATGTCATTTCTCAGCtgtcaaaatatattttattttaacattacTGCTCGAAAGTTGTGTGGTTTAACAATCAAATGTTGCTCCTCTAATGTCCCTGACAAATTTCTCCGAGTAAACTTGGGCTTGAAATCTATTGTGACTTTTGAATTGGAAGGTTCTCTCCAGGTATTTAGCTGGATATTTTTCATtggattattatttatttataacttttttttaggaactgatgtttctttctttattttgattttgaaggaATTTGATAAAGAGTTCACTAAGTTGGGATTTCAACTAAATGTGGAATACCTTAAGCTGTCATGTTTCTCTTACAAAAGTGATGTTATAAGTTCTGCATTAGTTCCTTTGTTGCGATTATGCCCGAAGTTATGCAAACTCGAGATAAATTTATCACAG CTTGAGGTGGTGACATTTGATTGTGTCGACGCATGGTTGAAACTTTTGGAAAGACTTCATTCCGCAACTCAAACAAATAAGATGCTTCAAGCTTTGAAGGTTACCTCATTTACAGGGTCAAAAATTGAACTCCTTTTCATTGCAAAGCTACTTGCGAGCTTTTCAACACTCAAGAAGGTTGTCATTGTTCATAAGTATTAG
- the LOC116024939 gene encoding uncharacterized protein LOC116024939 isoform X2, producing MSFLSCQNIFYFNITARKLCGLTIKCCSSNVPDKFLRVNLGLKSIVTFELEGSLQEFDKEFTKLGFQLNVEYLKLSCFSYKSDVISSALVPLLRLCPKLCKLEINLSQLEVVTFDCVDAWLKLLERLHSATQTNKMLQALKVTSFTGSKIELLFIAKLLASFSTLKKVVIVHKY from the exons ATGTCATTTCTCAGCtgtcaaaatatattttattttaacattacTGCTCGAAAGTTGTGTGGTTTAACAATCAAATGTTGCTCCTCTAATGTCCCTGACAAATTTCTCCGAGTAAACTTGGGCTTGAAATCTATTGTGACTTTTGAATTGGAAGGTTCTCTCCAG gaATTTGATAAAGAGTTCACTAAGTTGGGATTTCAACTAAATGTGGAATACCTTAAGCTGTCATGTTTCTCTTACAAAAGTGATGTTATAAGTTCTGCATTAGTTCCTTTGTTGCGATTATGCCCGAAGTTATGCAAACTCGAGATAAATTTATCACAG CTTGAGGTGGTGACATTTGATTGTGTCGACGCATGGTTGAAACTTTTGGAAAGACTTCATTCCGCAACTCAAACAAATAAGATGCTTCAAGCTTTGAAGGTTACCTCATTTACAGGGTCAAAAATTGAACTCCTTTTCATTGCAAAGCTACTTGCGAGCTTTTCAACACTCAAGAAGGTTGTCATTGTTCATAAGTATTAG
- the LOC116025941 gene encoding uncharacterized protein LOC116025941, whose amino-acid sequence MNFPCRLPNVASLCFQWVDFGPINCAIDVPVLENLSFLSCENIFYFNIAAPKLCSLTIKSCSSNGLGKFLSVNLYLRSISTLDLVGSVKEFVKEFTRIGFQLNVEYLKLSCYEELYIQSDKSFSVLAHLLLLCPKLRKLDIDLFWLRSVATECMDTLSELHVAAQTNKMLHALKLISFRGSHSEKLFIKKLLASFSTLEMVVIVRDKNYCKKYTTGIMQELLDLHVASTKTKIIID is encoded by the exons ATGAATTTCCCTTGCAGATTACCTAATGTTGCTTCACTTTGCTTTCAATGGGTTGACTTTGGTCCTATAAATTGTGCTATTGATGTTCCTGTACTTGAGAATTTGTCATTTCTCAGCTGtgaaaacatattttattttaacattgCTGCTCCTAAGCTGTGTAGTTTAACAATCAAATCTTGCTCATCAAACGGGTTAGGCAAATTTCTCTCGGTTAACTTGTACTTGAGATCTATTTCTACTCTTGACTTGGTTGGTTCTGTCAAG GAATTTGTTAAAGAATTCACTAGGATTGGATTTCAACTAAATGTGGAATACCTTAAGCTTTCATGTTACGAAGAACTCTATATCCAAAGTGACAAATCATTTTCTGTGCTTGCTCATCTTCTGCTATTATGCCCTAAGTTACGCAAACTGGATATCGATTTATTTTGG CTCAGGTCAGTGGCTACTGAATGTATGGACACCTTGTCAGAACTTCATGTTGCGGCTCAAACAAATAAGATGCTCCATGCTTTGAAGTTGATCTCATTTAGAGGGTCACATTCTGAAAAGCTTTTCATTAAGAAGCTACTTGCTAGTTTTTCAACTCTTGAAATGGTTGTCATTGTTCGTGACAAAAATTACTGCAAAAAGTACACTACTGGAATTATGCAGGAGCTTTTGGATCTTCACGTTGCCTCCACAAAAACGAAAATTATTATTGACTA G
- the LOC116024153 gene encoding uncharacterized protein LOC116024153: protein MNFTNHPNDPPLERDPGDIMEEEVLVDLDDDSGLDQTRRSCLKRAEGLLYLKHLIFKYKPQILGLLEPKVSGASADSICKNLKFDNWIRIEAYGFSGGIWLLWNDPISLDILYTNPQFLLAQVKENSGETWNISVTVLNKEEVSCPRNFSQQRCVGFQNWMFNQGLLDMGFSGPKFTWHRGNTQDTFKAARLDRAVCNTEFQALWNIINVEHLPIIGSDHAPILVSFSNDNNFKGPKKFRFMAPWLIHPDFEKLVKENWKRDEPLRNNNENLARLLQSWNKEESGLIRLEKKLQKELNSLLDQEELKWFQKSRETWIASGDRNTKFYHASVLADRKRHKIGAITNSSGVLVADKQEIKNIIVDHFTRLFVKDREADLSLAIPGCFPTLEEEDWLNLNKPFTEEDIKKATFDMAPFKAPGPDGFIAAFYQNFWSSVGNSVSRQALNFFHTSKMDENLN from the exons ATGAATTTCACCAACCACCCCAATGACCCTCCTCTCGAGAGAGATCCGGGTGATATTATGGAGGAAGAAGTGCTTGTTGATCTGGATGATGATTCTGGTTTAGACCAGACCAGGAG GAGCTGCCTCAAGAGAGCTGAGGGACTCCTGTATCTAAAGCActtgatttttaaatataagcCGCAAATTCTGGGCCTGTTAGAGCCAAAGGTTTCTGGGGCCTCTGCGGACTCCATCTGcaagaatttgaaatttgataaTTGGATTAGAATTGAGGCTTATGGTTTCAGTGGAGGAATTTGGCTCCTCTGGAACGACCCTATATCTCTTGATATTCTATATACTAATCCCCAATTCCTCTTGGCTCAGGTTAAGGAAAATAGTGGTGAAACTTGGAATATCTCTGTG ACTGTTCTTAATAAAGAAGAAGTCTCCTGTCCAAGAAATTTCTCACAACAAAGATGTGTTGGCTTCCAAAATTGGATGTTTAATCAAGGATTGTTGGACATGGGATTCTCTGGACCAAAATTCACCTGGCATAGGGGGAATACACAGGATACCTTCAAGGCGGCCAGACTTGATAGAGCGGTCTGCAACACAGAATTTCAAGCCTTATGGAATATCATTAACGTCGAGCATCTCCCTATCATTGGATCAGATCATGCCCCTATTCTTGTCTCTTTCTCTAATGACAACAACTTCAAGGGCCCCAAAAAGTTTAGGTTCATGGCTCCTTGGCTAATTCACCCAGACTTTGAGAAGCTAGTCAAAGAGAATTGGAAAAGGGATGAACCCCTTAGGAACAATAATGAAAACTTGGCTAGACTGCTACAGTCTTGGAACAAAGAA GAAAGTGGCCTCATCAGACTGGAGAAGAAACTTCAGAAAGAGCTCAATTCTTTGCTTGACCAAGAGGAACTAAAATGGTTCCAAAAATCTAGAGAAACGTGGATAGCTTCTGGGGACCGCAACACAAAATTCTACCATGCATCGGTTCTTGCTGACAGAAAAAGACACAAGATAGGCGCTATTACAAACAGCTCTGGAGTCCTTGTTGCAGacaaacaagaaataaaaaatataattgtggATCATTTTACAAGGTTGTTTGTGAAGGATAGAGAAGCTGATCTATCATTGGCTATCCCAGGTTGCTTTCCTACTCTTGAGGAGGAAGATTGGTTGAACTTAAATAAACCATTTACTGAAGAAGATATTAAAAAGGCCACTTTCGATATGGCCCCCTTTAAAGCTCCTGGACCAGATGGATTCATCGCCGCTTTCTACCAAAATTTCTGGTCCTCGGTGGGGAACTCGGTTTCCAGACAAGCATTGAATTTTTTCCATACCAGTAAAATGGACGAAAATTTAAACTGA